The following is a genomic window from Nitrospirota bacterium.
CTTCCAGTATCCCTTCCGGCCTGCTCCGTGCAGACGACGCCTCCCTGTTCAGCATGTTCAAGAAAAGAGAAGTAAACAGAGAACGACTCCCGATGCACCGCTCGAATAAAAAGGCCGGCAGGAGAATTCTCCCTGCCGGCCCGCTGCGTTCCTCGTGAAAGGAAACTCCGCTTAATACATGCCGCCCATGCCGCCCATACCGCCCATGCCGCCGGGCATTCCACCGCCGGGCATCCCGCCACCCTTTTCTTCAGGCAGATCGGTGATCATGACTTCCGTAGTGAGCATGAGGCTCGCCACGGAAGAGGCATTCTGGAGCGCGGACCGCGTCACCTTGGTCGGGTCGATGATGCCGGCCTGGAGCATGTCAACATACTCTTCCTTCTGTGCATCAAAGCCGTAGTTCGGCTTATCTGAAGACTTCACCTTGTCCACGATTACCGACGGCTCGAGTCCGGCGTTGTTCACGATCTGGCGGATCGGCTCTTCAAGAGACTTCTTGATGATATTAACGCCGATTTGTTCGTCGCCGGCAAGCTTCATTTTGTCCAGAACCGGGATACAGCGGAGCAGCGCAACGCCGCCGCCGGCCACGATGCCCTCTTCCATGGCCGCGCGGGTCGCATGCAGTGCATCCTCAACGCGAGCCTTTTTCTCTTTCATTTCCGTCTCTGTTGAGGCCCCAACATTAATGACCGCAACGCCGCCTACGATCTTGGCAAGCCGTTCCTGGAGCTTCTCTTTGTCGTAATCCGAGGTCGTTTCAGCGATCTGGGCCTTGATCTGCTTCACGCGTCCCTGGATCCCATCGGTCTTGCCCGTGCCCTCGACGATGGTCGTGTTGTCCTTGTCCACGGTGATCTTTTTGGCGCGGCCAAGGTCGCTGATCTTTACGTTCTCAAGCTTGATGCCCAGGTCCTCGGAGATGACCTGGCCGCCGGTCAGGATAGCAATGTCCTCGAGCATGGCCTTGCGGCGGTCGCCGAAGCCCGGCGCCTTCACTGCGCAGATCTGGAGCGTGCCCCTGAGCTTGTTCACCACGAGGGTGGCCAGGGCCTCGCCTTCCACGTCCTCTGCAATGATCACCATGGGCGCGCCCATCTTTGCGGTCTGCTCCAGGATCGGGAGCAGGTCCTTCATGCTCGAGATCTTCTTCTCCGAGAGCAGGATGTAGGCGTTCTCGAGAACGGCCTCCATCTTCTCGGCATTGGTCACGAAATAGGGGGAGATGTATCCGCGGTCGAACTGCATGCCCTCGACCACGTCGAGGCTCGTGCTCATGCTCTTTGCCTCTTCCACGGTAATCACGCCGTCCTTGCCCACCTTGTCCACGGCCTCGGCGATCAGTTTGCCGATGGTCTCGTCGCTGTTCGCGGAGATGCTGCCGACCTGGGATATCTCTTTCTTCTCATTGACCGGCTTGGACATCTTCTTCAGGTTTTCGATGACGGCCGCGACGGCCTTCTCAATGCCGCGCTTCAGGTCCATGGGGTTTGCGCCGGCCGTGACGTTCTTCATACCCTCGCGGTAGATGGCCTGGGCCAGCACCGTCGCTGTCGTGGTTCCGTCGCCGGCCACGTCCGAGGTCTTGGAGGCGACCTCGCGCACGAGCTGGGCGCCCATGTTCTCGTAGGCGTCCTTGAGCTCCACTTCCTTTGCCACGGTCACGCCGTCCTTGGTGATGGTCGGCGCGCCGAATTTTTTGTCGATCATGACGTTGCGTCCCTTGGGGCCGAGCGTCGCCTTGACGGCGTCCGTCAGGACGTTCACACCCTTCAGAATGCTCGCCCGCGCATCCTGGTCAAACAGAAGCTGCTTTGCCATATAATTATCCTCCTCAGGAATTCAATTTTTCAGAATTAGGAACTGCTTCGCCGGGACTTATGCCAGCACGCCCAATACGTCTTCTTCCTTCACGATCAGATACTCGATGTTGTCGATATTGATCTTGGAGCCCGAATAGCGGTCGAACAGGATCTTGTCCCCGACCTTGAGTGACTTCACTTCGGAGCCGATTGCCTCGACCTGCCCGCTCTGCGGCTTCTCTTTTGCGCTGTCAGGAATATAGAGGCCTCCTGCGGTCTTTTCCAACTCCGCGGTATAGCTCACGAAAACCCTGTCCTTCAACGGCTTGAACTTTACGCTCATCTTGCAACTCCTTTCTTGTCGATATTAAATTTGCACTTGATGACTACAAAACTATTGTACCACAGGTTAGCACTCATTTGTGGCGAGTGCTAATATATTGACCGGCCTCAAAAAATGCAAACCAGATTATGAGCAATTATTGGCAGATTTACCGAGAATTAACCAGAATTTTTATGTTCTTGAGGTGTAATCTGATATTTTTGTAAAAAAAAGAGCAGGACAAATAGTCCCGCTCTTTCAACTAATTAAGAATTACCTTGGCTGGGTGATCTTTATTTTTCCTTCTGCTCACCCGTTATCTTGGCTGCCACGGGTATGCTTTTGAATACATCTTCGGCCTTGACCGCGGTCTTCAGGATCTCTAGCGCCTTCTGGATCTGAATGTCGTCCTTCTCGTCCTTGGGTACGACCTCCATGGTCAGATCGTCATCTCCCGCGCCGTGCTCCTTCTTTTTTTTCTCTTCCTTCACCGTGTCATTCTTCAGGTGACGTTCAAGGTCTTTTTCCCGGACTAGCACATGCACGGACTCGCCGTCCTTCGGCTCCTTCACGGTCGGCAGCTTCACTTCGATGTCGGGGGTGATGCCGACATTCTGGATCGAACGTCCGCTCGGCGTGTAATACTTGGCCGTAGTAAGCCGGATGCCCCCCCCGTTCTCGATGGGGAACACGGTCTGCACCGAACCCTTTCCGAAAGTCTGCGTGCCTACGATCACTGCCCGTTTGGAGTCTTGGAGCGCTCCGGCCACGATCTCCGAGGCACTGGCGCTGCCGGTATTGACCAGAACGACGATGGGGTAGTTGCGCGGGGGCTCAGAACTCGCGGTCAGATAGTCCTTCCGATCCGTCTTCTGCCTCCCCTGAAGGTACACGACAAGACTGTCCTTGGGCAAGAATTTGCCGCTCACGTCGACGGAAGCGTCAAGGATGCCTCCGGGGTTGTTCCGCATGTCGAGGACCAGTTTTTTCATGCCCTTTGCCTCAAGCCCCTTGAGCGCCTTCTCGAGTTCTTCGGTGGTCTGACCCTGGAACTGGATGATCTTGACATAGCCGATCCCGGGATCGAGCATCTTCGATTTGACGCTCTGGACCTTGATAGTATCCCTCGTGATCTTGAACTCTTTCGGTTTGTCCCATCCCTCCCGCTGGATCAGGAGGCGGACCTGCGTGCCCTTCGGACCGCGCATCTTGTCCACGGCCTGGTCGATCGCCATGTCCCTCGTCCATTCGTCGTTTATCTTGATGATCTTGTCGCCGGCAAGCAATCCTGCCCGGTCGCCGGGCGTGTCCTCGATCGGGGCAATGATCGTGAGCATGGCGTTCTTGATCCCGATCTGGATCCCGACGCCGGTGAATTCGCCCTTGATGTCGAGGCTCATTTCCTTGAACGCGCGCTCGGCCATATAGGACGAGTGCGGATCAAGGCCGGCGATCATGCCCCGGATCGCACCCTCGATCAGCTCCTTCGAATTCGGGTTCTCGACGTAGTTCCGCTTCACCAGTTCCAGCGCCTGCGTGAACGCCTTCAGGTCCTCATAGGTATCCGACCGGGACTGGGCCGCCTCCTGGCCGATAAGGATACCCGTCGTGAGCAGGACGAGCGTTCCCGCCAGCAGGAGCACGAACGCCGTCAGTAAAAACTTCTTTTTGTTGATTTTGATCATGTCGCCTTCCTCCGTGAATAATTTCATCTCTTCTCTCCGTTGTCACCGCTTTGCAAGCCACAGGAGCGGGTCCTGGGCTTCGCCGTTCCGGCGCATCTCGAAATATAATTTAGATCCCTTCAGGCTGCCCGTATCTCCGGCCAGCCCGATCACCTGGCCCTTCAGCACGCGGTCCCCCTTGTTGAGATCCAACTGTGACAGGTTGCCGTAGAGCGTGTAGAACCCCGGGGCGTGCTCAATGATCAGGAGCTTGCCGTAGCCCTTGTACCAGTCGGCGAACGCGATCCGACCCTCGCCCACGGCACGGACCGGCTCTCCCTCGCGGGCCGCGATCTCGATCCCCCTGCGGAACACCTTAGTCTTGAACTGGGGATGTAACTGCATGCCGAACCGCGTGAGCACCCGTCCTTCAACCGGCCAGGGCAACCGTTCCCTTCCGCGTCCTGCACTGACGGGCGGAGGGGAGGAAGACCTGACCTTCCTCTCGTCCTCCGACCTCCTGATCATGGCCCAGAGATTCGCGGAGGCTTCTTCCAACTCGTGGAGCATCTCCCGGGAGATGTCTTTTTCCTTCCGAACCGAGGCGAGCAGCACCGCCTTCCTGCGCTTTCTCTCCTCCAGTTCGCTTTTCTTGCCCTCGATCGCCCGTTTGCGTGCGATCAATCCCGCCCTTTTCTCCGACAGCTCCGCCTGCTTCCGTTCGAGGGTGGCCAGTGTGTTCCCGTATTCCCGCATGATCGTCCGGTCGCGGTCGGCGATCATGCCCAGGTATCTGATGCGCTTCAGCGCGCTGCCATCGGCAGTAGAGAAGAGGAATGATGCGGCAGAGCCGTTCCTGCTCATTTTATACAAGGCACGGAGCCGGAGGGCATACAAGCGCTTCTGATCGGCCAGCTCCGCGGTGATCGCAGAACTGTTCTGTTCCACGCCCTTCAGCGACAGTTCGGCTTCCTTCAGCTTCTTGTACTGCTCCGCCAGATCGGCCTTGCCCTCCTGCACCTGGCGGTCGATACGGTCAAGATCGCCCAGGATTGAGCGTTCCTGCTTGTCCGCCCGCGCAACGGCTTTCTTCTTCTCACCCATCTCCCGCTTGATGCGCTGCAGCTCTTTTGTGTTTCCTGTCGTGTCTGCGGCAGCCGGGAACGGCGAGACGATGCCGAGAGTTACCACGGCGGTGAGAAGAAAAAGAATGAAACCTTTCATCATCCTGTTCCGGCTATGCCGGCATCTGCGATTTATCCCGAAGGCGCCTGTCGGGAACATAAGTATAAACCCTGCTGCCGATCATCTTCGGGAATAATGGCGGAACAAATGTCCGCCTTTCCAAATTTCTACGTGTCCCTATTCATCGGTCGTAAACACCGTGCATTCGGGTCATTCCAGGAACTTCCCGACCGACACCTGCGCTCCAACGAGACCCAGAAGGCCGCCGCCCGCAACCATATATGCTACCACCGGCAAGGGCAGAAAATCCAGTCCGTTCGGCCGCGAAAGGAACTGGATGAGGTCCCGGGGAAGAGCATAAAACAGCGCCGCCAGCACGCCAATGGCCAGCGCCGTGCCGAGCATGGCGAGCATCATTCCCTCGATCAGGAAGGGGCCTTGTATAAAACCCCGTGTAGCGCCGATCCATTGCATGAGTTCGATCTCCTGCCCGCGCGAGTAGAGCGCGAGCCGGACCGAATTGGATATGATGAAGACGACGGTCACGCCAAGCAGGACCGCAAGGGCAATCCCGCCATAGGTGATCACCGTGAACAGGTTTGCCACGAACCGGGCGCCTTCCTTCCCGTAGGAGACTTCTTCGACGCCGGGATAGGCGCCGAACTTTTTCGCCATGGCCTCGAGCCTGTCCGCCTCGGCGAACCGGCGGTCGATGTTCACTTCGAAGGAATCGGGTAGGGGGTTCTCCCCCAGCCCCTGGATCAGGTGCTCCTGACCTTTGAGTTCCTTCCGGAACTGCGTCAGCGCCTCGGCCTTGGGAAGATAGGTCACTTTTCTGACGCCGGGTTCGGCCCTGAGCCGATC
Proteins encoded in this region:
- the groL gene encoding chaperonin GroEL (60 kDa chaperone family; promotes refolding of misfolded polypeptides especially under stressful conditions; forms two stacked rings of heptamers to form a barrel-shaped 14mer; ends can be capped by GroES; misfolded proteins enter the barrel where they are refolded when GroES binds), translated to MAKQLLFDQDARASILKGVNVLTDAVKATLGPKGRNVMIDKKFGAPTITKDGVTVAKEVELKDAYENMGAQLVREVASKTSDVAGDGTTTATVLAQAIYREGMKNVTAGANPMDLKRGIEKAVAAVIENLKKMSKPVNEKKEISQVGSISANSDETIGKLIAEAVDKVGKDGVITVEEAKSMSTSLDVVEGMQFDRGYISPYFVTNAEKMEAVLENAYILLSEKKISSMKDLLPILEQTAKMGAPMVIIAEDVEGEALATLVVNKLRGTLQICAVKAPGFGDRRKAMLEDIAILTGGQVISEDLGIKLENVKISDLGRAKKITVDKDNTTIVEGTGKTDGIQGRVKQIKAQIAETTSDYDKEKLQERLAKIVGGVAVINVGASTETEMKEKKARVEDALHATRAAMEEGIVAGGGVALLRCIPVLDKMKLAGDEQIGVNIIKKSLEEPIRQIVNNAGLEPSVIVDKVKSSDKPNYGFDAQKEEYVDMLQAGIIDPTKVTRSALQNASSVASLMLTTEVMITDLPEEKGGGMPGGGMPGGMGGMGGMGGMY
- a CDS encoding co-chaperone GroES → MSVKFKPLKDRVFVSYTAELEKTAGGLYIPDSAKEKPQSGQVEAIGSEVKSLKVGDKILFDRYSGSKINIDNIEYLIVKEEDVLGVLA
- a CDS encoding S41 family peptidase encodes the protein MKLFTEEGDMIKINKKKFLLTAFVLLLAGTLVLLTTGILIGQEAAQSRSDTYEDLKAFTQALELVKRNYVENPNSKELIEGAIRGMIAGLDPHSSYMAERAFKEMSLDIKGEFTGVGIQIGIKNAMLTIIAPIEDTPGDRAGLLAGDKIIKINDEWTRDMAIDQAVDKMRGPKGTQVRLLIQREGWDKPKEFKITRDTIKVQSVKSKMLDPGIGYVKIIQFQGQTTEELEKALKGLEAKGMKKLVLDMRNNPGGILDASVDVSGKFLPKDSLVVYLQGRQKTDRKDYLTASSEPPRNYPIVVLVNTGSASASEIVAGALQDSKRAVIVGTQTFGKGSVQTVFPIENGGGIRLTTAKYYTPSGRSIQNVGITPDIEVKLPTVKEPKDGESVHVLVREKDLERHLKNDTVKEEKKKKEHGAGDDDLTMEVVPKDEKDDIQIQKALEILKTAVKAEDVFKSIPVAAKITGEQKEK
- a CDS encoding peptidoglycan DD-metalloendopeptidase family protein, yielding MMKGFILFLLTAVVTLGIVSPFPAAADTTGNTKELQRIKREMGEKKKAVARADKQERSILGDLDRIDRQVQEGKADLAEQYKKLKEAELSLKGVEQNSSAITAELADQKRLYALRLRALYKMSRNGSAASFLFSTADGSALKRIRYLGMIADRDRTIMREYGNTLATLERKQAELSEKRAGLIARKRAIEGKKSELEERKRRKAVLLASVRKEKDISREMLHELEEASANLWAMIRRSEDERKVRSSSPPPVSAGRGRERLPWPVEGRVLTRFGMQLHPQFKTKVFRRGIEIAAREGEPVRAVGEGRIAFADWYKGYGKLLIIEHAPGFYTLYGNLSQLDLNKGDRVLKGQVIGLAGDTGSLKGSKLYFEMRRNGEAQDPLLWLAKR
- a CDS encoding permease-like cell division protein FtsX yields the protein MKGYGLFYYISEAFRGLRSNSVVNLLAVGTISMAMLIVGFFLLAFINLHTVVSAAGDRLDVSVYLKDGLTAPERDFLQDRLRAEPGVRKVTYLPKAEALTQFRKELKGQEHLIQGLGENPLPDSFEVNIDRRFAEADRLEAMAKKFGAYPGVEEVSYGKEGARFVANLFTVITYGGIALAVLLGVTVVFIISNSVRLALYSRGQEIELMQWIGATRGFIQGPFLIEGMMLAMLGTALAIGVLAALFYALPRDLIQFLSRPNGLDFLPLPVVAYMVAGGGLLGLVGAQVSVGKFLE